The proteins below come from a single Paracoccus sp. SCSIO 75233 genomic window:
- the zapE gene encoding cell division protein ZapE has product MATVTALYDARVLAGQLKDDAAQRAVLPLLDELVATLKDEAPKQERSGWRSWFGGGDDVAAPEGPRGLYLWGGVGRGKSMLMDLVMEAAPLKAKRRVHFHEFMQEIQAGLNEVRKRGERDAIRPVAEGVADQARLLCFDEMQITDIADAMIVGRLFQVLFERGVCIVTTSNRVPEDLYKNGLNRQRFVPFIELIREKMRVHALDSDQDHRQGRSAGDQVWFSPLNRDTRAAMKEVWADLTEGLHTEPLVLEVQGRKVEISEHADRIGRAGFWELCGRALGAADYLALAKAVDVLMLEDIPLLSSSNFNEAKRFVTLIDALYEAKIRVIASAAAEPERLYVEGEGSFEFERTASRLREMQDVNWGVRE; this is encoded by the coding sequence ATGGCGACGGTCACCGCGTTATATGATGCCCGCGTTCTGGCCGGGCAACTGAAGGATGACGCGGCACAGCGCGCGGTTCTGCCTTTGCTGGACGAGCTTGTCGCGACGCTGAAGGATGAAGCCCCGAAGCAGGAACGCTCCGGCTGGCGAAGCTGGTTCGGCGGCGGTGACGATGTGGCGGCGCCGGAGGGGCCGCGCGGGCTTTATCTTTGGGGCGGGGTCGGTCGCGGCAAATCCATGCTCATGGATCTGGTGATGGAGGCCGCGCCGCTGAAGGCGAAGCGCCGGGTGCATTTCCACGAATTCATGCAGGAAATTCAGGCCGGCCTGAACGAGGTCCGCAAGCGCGGCGAACGAGATGCGATCCGTCCGGTTGCCGAGGGCGTGGCCGATCAGGCGCGGCTGCTTTGCTTCGATGAAATGCAGATCACCGATATTGCCGATGCCATGATTGTGGGGCGGCTGTTTCAGGTGTTGTTCGAACGTGGCGTCTGCATCGTCACCACCTCCAACCGGGTGCCGGAGGATTTGTACAAGAACGGGCTGAACCGTCAGCGTTTCGTGCCGTTTATCGAACTGATCCGCGAAAAGATGCGGGTTCATGCGCTCGACAGCGATCAGGATCACCGTCAGGGCAGGTCCGCGGGCGATCAGGTCTGGTTCTCGCCGCTGAACCGCGACACCCGTGCGGCGATGAAAGAGGTTTGGGCCGATCTGACCGAAGGGCTGCACACCGAACCGCTGGTGCTGGAGGTGCAGGGCCGCAAGGTGGAGATTTCGGAACATGCCGACCGGATCGGCCGCGCCGGTTTCTGGGAGCTTTGCGGGCGTGCGCTTGGTGCCGCGGATTATCTGGCACTGGCGAAGGCCGTCGATGTGCTGATGCTGGAAGATATTCCGCTGCTGTCATCGTCGAATTTCAACGAGGCGAAGCGTTTTGTGACGCTGATAGATGCGCTTTACGAGGCAAAAATCCGCGTCATCGCCTCTGCCGCCGCCGAGCCGGAGCGGCTTTATGTCGAGGGCGAAGGCAGTTTCGAGTTCGAGCGCACGGCATCGCGGTTGCGCGAAATGCAGGACGTGAACTGGGGCGTTCGGGAGTAA
- a CDS encoding folylpolyglutamate synthase/dihydrofolate synthase family protein, giving the protein MSHSDAILQRVMGLHPKVIDLSLDRLMRLLDALGNPQDQLPPVVHIAGTNGKGSTLAMIRAGLEAAGKRVHAYTSPHLARFHERIRLAGALIPEDELSALLTEIEAVNAGQPITFFELTTAAAFLAFSGHEADYTLLEVGLGGRLDATNVVARPALTVITPVSIDHTQFLGDTLAQIAGEKAGIIKRGVPLVVSPQQDEALQVIEARATRLGAPLIVAGQHWHAAPEPGGMVFQDDHGLIDLPLPNLAGPHQVENAGTAIAALRALGFGAAEALAAVTKAEWPARMQRLGHGRLVEIAQTQGCELWLDGGHNAAGGQAIAATLAAMPKRPVHLICGMLNTKDVAGYLRPLARVAQSLTAVSIPGEENTLPAEATKNAAASVGLQATTSDDVADAVQSLATAHPGARLLICGSLYLAGQVLRDNG; this is encoded by the coding sequence ATGAGCCACTCCGACGCCATTTTGCAGCGCGTGATGGGGCTGCATCCGAAGGTCATCGACCTGTCGCTTGACCGGCTGATGCGGCTTCTTGACGCGCTCGGCAACCCGCAGGACCAATTGCCGCCGGTCGTCCATATCGCCGGGACCAACGGCAAAGGCTCGACGCTTGCCATGATCCGGGCCGGACTGGAAGCGGCAGGCAAGCGGGTTCACGCCTATACTTCGCCGCATCTGGCGCGGTTTCACGAACGCATCCGCCTTGCGGGTGCGTTGATCCCCGAAGACGAACTCTCCGCCCTGCTGACCGAGATCGAAGCGGTGAATGCCGGTCAGCCGATCACCTTCTTTGAACTGACCACGGCGGCGGCGTTTCTGGCCTTCTCCGGTCACGAGGCCGATTATACGCTGCTGGAGGTCGGGCTGGGCGGCAGGCTCGACGCCACCAATGTCGTCGCGCGCCCTGCCCTGACCGTCATCACCCCGGTCAGCATTGACCACACCCAGTTCCTTGGCGACACGCTGGCGCAGATCGCGGGCGAAAAAGCCGGGATCATCAAGCGCGGCGTCCCCCTGGTCGTATCGCCGCAGCAGGACGAGGCCTTGCAGGTGATCGAGGCACGCGCGACGCGTCTCGGCGCGCCGCTGATCGTCGCGGGACAGCATTGGCACGCGGCGCCGGAGCCGGGCGGCATGGTGTTTCAGGACGATCACGGGCTGATCGACCTGCCTCTGCCCAATCTCGCCGGGCCGCATCAGGTCGAAAACGCCGGTACGGCCATTGCCGCCCTGCGTGCACTTGGCTTCGGCGCGGCAGAGGCTCTGGCAGCCGTCACCAAGGCCGAATGGCCCGCGCGGATGCAGCGGCTCGGGCATGGTCGACTGGTCGAGATCGCACAAACGCAGGGCTGCGAGCTATGGCTTGATGGCGGGCATAACGCCGCAGGCGGGCAGGCCATTGCCGCGACGCTGGCAGCGATGCCGAAACGTCCGGTGCATCTGATCTGCGGGATGCTGAACACCAAGGATGTCGCCGGTTATCTGCGCCCGCTGGCAAGGGTGGCACAGTCGCTGACCGCCGTTTCCATTCCGGGCGAGGAAAACACGCTGCCTGCCGAGGCGACAAAAAATGCCGCGGCCTCCGTCGGGTTACAGGCCACCACATCGGATGATGTCGCTGACGCCGTCCAATCGCTCGCCACAGCGCATCCCGGCGCGCGGCTGTTGATCTGCGGTTCGCTGTATCTCGCCGGGCAGGTGCTGCGGGATAACGGCTGA
- the accD gene encoding acetyl-CoA carboxylase, carboxyltransferase subunit beta: MNWITNYVRPRINSFFTRRDTPENLWTKCPECGTMRFHRELAENLQVCTNCGHHLPITPRERFSALFDGGIFREVAVPEPISDPLQFRDQKKYPDRMKAAQKATGEKEAMLVAEGEMGRTGIVAAAQDFSFMGGSMGMYVGNAIIAAAERAVELKRPLVLFSAAGGARMQEGILSLMQMPRTTVAVEMLKEAGLPYVVVLTHPTTGGVTASYAMLGDVQIAEPNALICFAGPRVIEQTIREKLPEGFQRAEYLLEHGMLDRVTPRGALRDELIAILRMLTGLPPAVIGDLPAPATPDSAALPPQDAEAEAGEAVKT, encoded by the coding sequence ATGAACTGGATCACCAACTACGTTCGCCCGCGTATCAACTCTTTCTTCACGCGCCGCGACACGCCGGAGAATTTGTGGACCAAATGTCCCGAATGCGGCACCATGCGGTTCCATCGCGAGCTGGCGGAAAATCTTCAGGTCTGCACCAATTGCGGCCATCACCTGCCGATCACGCCGCGCGAGCGTTTTTCGGCGCTGTTCGATGGCGGTATCTTCCGCGAGGTGGCGGTGCCGGAACCCATCTCCGACCCGCTGCAGTTCCGCGACCAGAAGAAATATCCCGACCGGATGAAAGCCGCACAGAAGGCCACCGGCGAGAAAGAGGCGATGCTGGTCGCCGAGGGCGAAATGGGCCGCACCGGGATCGTTGCCGCCGCGCAGGATTTTTCGTTCATGGGCGGATCAATGGGGATGTATGTCGGCAACGCCATCATCGCTGCGGCCGAACGCGCGGTTGAACTGAAACGCCCCCTCGTGCTGTTCTCCGCCGCTGGCGGGGCGCGGATGCAGGAGGGGATTCTCAGCCTCATGCAGATGCCGCGCACGACGGTCGCCGTGGAAATGCTGAAAGAGGCCGGGCTGCCCTATGTCGTCGTGCTGACCCACCCGACCACGGGCGGGGTGACGGCGTCTTACGCGATGCTGGGCGACGTCCAGATCGCAGAACCCAATGCCCTGATCTGCTTTGCCGGTCCGCGCGTGATCGAACAGACCATCCGCGAGAAACTGCCCGAAGGCTTCCAGCGGGCGGAGTATCTGCTGGAACACGGCATGCTCGACCGGGTGACCCCGCGTGGCGCACTGCGCGACGAGTTGATCGCCATTCTGCGGATGCTGACCGGGCTGCCCCCGGCAGTGATCGGCGATCTGCCCGCGCCTGCCACACCGGACAGCGCCGCCCTGCCCCCGCAAGATGCAGAAGCCGAAGCGGGCGAAGCGGTCAAGACCTGA
- the cls gene encoding cardiolipin synthase — protein MTTSYLVVLHYIAATLVVLRVLTRSGMEPTIRLVWIMLVEAVPVLGICGYLMFGEIRIERAERQRAADIRAKLSGMWTPSPDAVADPPERIAGLTATALAVGGMVPVAGNRLRLEPEGDDAFDEMIAAIDGAQDHVHVLFYIWLDDKLGGRMVDAVSRAARRGVACRIVVDDLGSRRFLRSENWRIMDEAGVELVRAMPTGNVPLRALTRRLDLRNHRKIVLIDNRIAFTGSRNAADMAFAVKPRYAPWYDVWFAVEGPVVRQMQGVFLADWMTYTGADLGKELLKTVPAAETPGAVAQVIATGPDRRAGSVSDCIMALLAMARKNIVITTPYYVPTAALDNAIQACARRGVDVTLILPANNDSMLVAASSEVFYRGLLRAGVRLMLFEPGLLHAKLMTVDGEVTLLGSGNLDRRSFELNYEINLIVVDREKTAEIDQRQASYVARAREVTLEEVEHWPFWRKIRNNTLSLATPLL, from the coding sequence ATGACGACATCTTATCTCGTAGTGCTCCATTATATCGCCGCCACGCTGGTCGTGTTGCGGGTTCTGACCCGGTCGGGGATGGAACCGACGATCCGGCTGGTCTGGATCATGCTGGTTGAGGCCGTGCCGGTACTGGGTATCTGCGGCTATCTGATGTTCGGCGAGATTCGCATCGAACGGGCCGAACGACAGCGGGCCGCCGATATTCGCGCGAAGCTCAGCGGGATGTGGACGCCCAGTCCGGATGCCGTGGCCGACCCGCCGGAGCGGATCGCGGGCCTGACCGCGACGGCGCTGGCCGTGGGTGGCATGGTCCCGGTCGCGGGCAACAGGCTGCGGCTGGAACCCGAGGGCGACGATGCCTTTGACGAGATGATTGCGGCCATCGACGGGGCGCAGGATCACGTTCATGTGCTGTTTTATATCTGGCTCGACGACAAGCTCGGCGGGCGCATGGTGGATGCCGTCTCTCGCGCGGCGAGGCGGGGCGTTGCGTGCCGGATCGTGGTTGACGACCTGGGATCGCGGCGTTTCCTGCGTTCGGAGAACTGGCGGATCATGGATGAGGCCGGGGTGGAACTGGTCCGGGCCATGCCGACCGGCAACGTCCCGCTACGCGCACTGACCCGAAGGCTGGACCTGCGCAATCACCGCAAGATTGTCCTGATCGACAACCGCATTGCCTTTACAGGCAGCCGGAATGCCGCGGACATGGCCTTTGCCGTGAAACCCCGTTATGCGCCCTGGTATGATGTGTGGTTTGCCGTGGAAGGTCCGGTGGTCCGCCAGATGCAGGGCGTCTTTCTGGCCGATTGGATGACCTATACCGGCGCGGATCTTGGCAAGGAACTGCTGAAAACGGTGCCTGCCGCGGAAACACCCGGCGCCGTTGCACAGGTTATCGCGACCGGACCGGATCGCCGGGCGGGCAGCGTGTCCGACTGCATTATGGCGCTTCTGGCAATGGCGCGAAAAAATATCGTGATCACAACACCGTATTATGTGCCGACCGCAGCCTTGGACAACGCGATCCAAGCCTGCGCGCGACGCGGCGTGGATGTGACGCTGATTCTGCCGGCGAATAACGATTCGATGCTCGTCGCGGCGAGTTCGGAAGTGTTTTATCGCGGGCTGTTGCGGGCCGGGGTCCGGCTGATGCTGTTCGAGCCGGGATTGCTCCACGCGAAACTCATGACGGTCGATGGCGAGGTGACGCTGCTGGGCAGCGGCAATCTCGACCGGCGCAGCTTTGAGCTTAACTACGAGATCAATCTGATCGTCGTCGACCGCGAAAAAACGGCGGAGATTGACCAAAGACAGGCAAGCTATGTGGCCCGCGCCCGCGAGGTGACGCTGGAGGAGGTGGAGCACTGGCCGTTCTGGCGCAAGATCCGCAACAATACGCTGTCGCTGGCCACGCCGCTGCTCTGA
- a CDS encoding DUF6478 family protein, giving the protein MAFRPSSWSKRTLRQRARSHWADLRKGANRLSKGQIRDLQQEATGLRQELTRFLHASDSRVSASRLELEALPLPGGTDWRWRPEMLSVPISLAGLAGPQSGAKLNDSATLWHDCEHCGLILRQVQNLSTIDLANFGLTLETIGFGGSFMSLAIGLPDAALQGLTSNHIIRLESVILVESEADVYVRLNIGNGPNTETLLRHIGDPKAGELMTSVIEFDLATTEMNEKRLDNIWLDFIVEQPTANKISLREMIFSRHPRANI; this is encoded by the coding sequence ATGGCTTTTCGCCCCAGCAGCTGGTCAAAGCGAACCTTGCGGCAGCGTGCCCGGTCTCACTGGGCCGACCTCCGCAAGGGGGCAAACCGTCTGAGCAAGGGCCAGATCCGTGATCTGCAACAGGAGGCCACCGGACTTCGGCAGGAACTGACCCGGTTTCTGCACGCATCGGATTCGCGTGTCTCCGCCTCCCGGCTGGAACTGGAGGCGCTGCCCTTGCCCGGCGGCACCGACTGGCGCTGGCGACCGGAGATGTTGTCCGTTCCGATCAGCCTGGCGGGGCTTGCGGGTCCGCAAAGCGGGGCCAAGCTGAACGATTCTGCGACGCTCTGGCATGATTGCGAGCATTGCGGGCTGATCTTGCGGCAGGTTCAGAACCTCTCGACCATCGATCTTGCGAATTTCGGTCTTACGCTGGAAACCATCGGCTTCGGCGGCAGCTTCATGTCGCTTGCGATTGGCCTGCCAGATGCGGCGCTGCAAGGCCTGACCAGCAATCATATCATCCGGCTGGAATCGGTGATCCTCGTCGAGAGCGAGGCGGATGTTTATGTGCGGCTGAATATCGGAAATGGCCCGAACACCGAGACATTGCTGCGCCATATCGGCGATCCGAAGGCGGGCGAGTTAATGACCAGCGTCATTGAATTCGATCTGGCAACGACGGAAATGAACGAAAAGCGGCTGGATAATATCTGGCTCGATTTCATCGTCGAACAACCGACCGCGAACAAGATCAGCCTGCGGGAGATGATTTTCTCCCGCCACCCGCGCGCCAATATCTGA
- a CDS encoding N-acetyltransferase: MTANPLLDALEASWPASDYAQAGPFRIGRGLGAGRRVSAAIATAESWTEDHIAQAIGIQAGWDQQPLFRADPESRLAIHLRAQGWRPDALTLVMTAPVDALTDQEVPPITCFPIWPPMAIQRDIWTERGINAARQAVMGRVKLPKTSLLGRTDDRAAATAFLAADRNYAVLQALEVLPDRRRRGLAKLMLREAAFWAEAQGCDTLALAVTAENAAAIALYEGLGFSRVGHYEYYLG, from the coding sequence ATGACCGCAAACCCCCTTCTGGACGCGCTGGAGGCAAGCTGGCCCGCCAGCGACTATGCCCAGGCGGGGCCGTTTCGCATCGGTCGCGGGCTTGGGGCCGGGCGGCGGGTCAGCGCCGCGATTGCGACGGCCGAAAGCTGGACGGAGGATCACATCGCGCAGGCAATCGGCATTCAGGCGGGCTGGGATCAGCAACCCCTGTTCAGGGCAGACCCGGAATCGCGCCTTGCCATCCATCTGCGTGCGCAAGGCTGGCGGCCTGACGCGCTGACCCTTGTCATGACGGCTCCTGTCGATGCGCTGACCGATCAGGAGGTCCCGCCGATCACCTGTTTCCCGATCTGGCCGCCAATGGCAATCCAGCGCGACATCTGGACGGAGCGGGGGATCAATGCTGCACGGCAAGCCGTGATGGGCCGCGTCAAACTGCCAAAGACCAGCCTGCTTGGCCGGACCGACGACCGGGCTGCAGCAACTGCGTTTCTGGCGGCTGACCGCAACTATGCCGTGCTGCAGGCGCTCGAAGTCCTGCCGGACAGGCGCCGTCGCGGGCTTGCAAAGCTGATGTTGCGAGAGGCGGCATTCTGGGCCGAAGCACAGGGCTGCGATACGCTGGCGCTTGCCGTGACGGCGGAGAACGCAGCCGCTATCGCCCTGTATGAGGGGCTCGGCTTTTCCCGCGTCGGTCATTACGAATATTACCTCGGCTGA
- a CDS encoding molybdopterin-binding protein — protein MKSDNKTAAILVIGDEILSGRTREGNAHHLAGVLNAVGIDLKEIRVVADEQPLIVEAIRSLDASLGGRYDLLFTSGGIGPTHDDVTADAVAEAFGVGIEMNEDALAVMRARWEARGVPVTGNRTRMARIPLGAALIPNSVSAAPGFHIGQTYVMAGVPEVFRAMIDAVLPDLPTGRPPISESLDVGRGESDVAEDLKAVAEAYADLSLGSYPWHRDGTYGTVLVVRGIDPDRVAAAMTELKQRIHA, from the coding sequence ATGAAATCGGACAACAAGACCGCCGCAATTCTCGTGATCGGTGACGAAATCCTGTCCGGCCGCACGCGGGAGGGCAATGCCCATCACCTCGCCGGTGTGCTGAACGCGGTCGGCATCGATCTGAAGGAAATCCGGGTGGTGGCCGATGAGCAGCCCCTGATTGTCGAGGCGATCCGGTCCTTGGATGCCTCGCTTGGCGGGCGCTACGATCTGCTGTTCACCTCCGGCGGGATCGGGCCGACCCATGACGACGTCACCGCCGACGCCGTGGCCGAGGCGTTCGGCGTGGGTATCGAGATGAACGAGGACGCACTTGCCGTCATGCGCGCGAGATGGGAGGCACGCGGGGTGCCCGTCACCGGCAACCGGACCCGCATGGCGCGGATCCCGCTGGGCGCGGCCTTGATCCCCAACAGTGTCAGCGCCGCGCCGGGTTTTCATATCGGGCAGACTTACGTCATGGCCGGTGTGCCTGAGGTGTTTCGCGCCATGATTGACGCCGTGCTGCCGGATTTGCCGACCGGGCGGCCGCCGATCAGCGAGTCGCTGGATGTCGGGCGCGGCGAATCCGATGTGGCGGAGGATCTGAAGGCGGTCGCGGAGGCTTATGCGGACCTCTCTCTCGGGTCCTATCCGTGGCACCGGGATGGCACCTATGGCACGGTTCTGGTCGTGCGCGGCATCGATCCTGACCGCGTCGCAGCCGCCATGACGGAGCTGAAGCAGCGGATTCACGCATGA
- the map gene encoding type I methionyl aminopeptidase: MNEASVTREGIRLHEPGDFAGMHKAGALAAEILDQVGPLVQPGVTTGALDDMIRGKIEEAGATSATIGYRGYQHASCISVNHVVCHGIPGDKVLKDGDILNIDVTVIVDGWFGDTSRMYVAGKPSVKARRLIQVTYDSLMRGIEAVRPGATFGDIGWAIQEYAESHRMSVVRDFCGHGLGRVFHAPPNVLHFGHPGKGPVLEEGMFFTIEPMINLGRPETKVLSDDWTAVTRDKSLSAQFEHSLGVTATGAEIFTLSPGNVYMPALG; encoded by the coding sequence ATGAATGAAGCATCTGTGACGCGCGAAGGCATTCGCCTCCACGAACCCGGCGATTTCGCCGGGATGCACAAGGCTGGCGCGCTTGCCGCGGAAATCCTCGATCAGGTCGGCCCGCTGGTTCAGCCGGGCGTCACGACCGGCGCGCTTGACGACATGATCCGCGGCAAGATCGAGGAAGCCGGGGCAACCTCTGCGACGATCGGGTATCGCGGGTATCAGCATGCGAGCTGTATCAGCGTGAACCATGTCGTCTGCCACGGCATTCCGGGCGATAAAGTGCTGAAGGACGGCGATATTCTGAATATCGACGTCACCGTGATCGTCGATGGCTGGTTCGGGGATACCTCGCGCATGTATGTCGCGGGCAAGCCCTCGGTGAAGGCGCGGCGGCTGATTCAGGTCACCTATGATTCCCTGATGCGCGGGATCGAGGCGGTGCGCCCGGGCGCGACTTTCGGGGATATCGGCTGGGCCATTCAGGAATATGCCGAAAGCCATCGCATGTCCGTGGTGCGGGATTTCTGCGGTCACGGTCTGGGCCGAGTGTTCCACGCGCCGCCGAATGTGTTGCACTTTGGCCATCCGGGCAAAGGTCCGGTGCTGGAGGAAGGCATGTTCTTCACCATCGAGCCGATGATCAATCTGGGCCGACCCGAAACCAAGGTTCTGTCGGATGACTGGACGGCGGTGACACGCGACAAATCGCTGTCGGCGCAGTTCGAGCATTCGCTGGGTGTCACGGCAACCGGGGCTGAGATTTTCACCCTGTCGCCGGGTAACGTCTACATGCCAGCGCTTGGCTGA
- the queA gene encoding tRNA preQ1(34) S-adenosylmethionine ribosyltransferase-isomerase QueA: protein MKLSDFDFDLPDGLIATRPVRPRSAARLLLAEGDGIADRHVRDLTGILRAGDLLVLNDTKVIPARLTGRRTRQTAQGEATATIEITLLEPAADGWRALAKPLRKLKPGEVIRFGDELSAKVVDMGEAELTLRFDAEGDQLDAALDKVGAMPLPPYIAAQRAPDAADRADYQTVWAKNSGAVAAPTASLHFDEELLAALRKAGVRFAHVTLHVGAGTFLPVKVEDVTTHRMHAEWGEVSAEAAAAINDARESGGRVIPVGTTALRLIESAADEAGIVHPFAKATDIFIYPGYRFRVTDALMTNFHLPKSTLLMLVSALMGQARIRKIYDHAVDSGYRFFSYGDASLLIPERSE, encoded by the coding sequence ATGAAGCTGTCTGATTTCGACTTTGACCTGCCCGATGGCCTGATCGCCACCCGCCCCGTTCGACCGCGCAGTGCCGCGCGGTTGTTGCTGGCCGAGGGGGACGGGATTGCGGACCGCCATGTCCGCGATCTGACGGGTATTTTGCGGGCGGGCGATCTGCTGGTGCTGAACGACACTAAGGTCATTCCGGCGCGGCTGACCGGGCGGCGCACCCGGCAGACCGCACAGGGCGAGGCGACGGCGACGATCGAGATCACCTTGCTGGAACCCGCAGCGGACGGGTGGCGCGCGCTGGCGAAACCGCTGCGCAAGCTGAAGCCCGGCGAGGTAATCCGGTTCGGCGATGAACTGTCCGCGAAGGTCGTCGACATGGGCGAGGCGGAATTGACACTGCGCTTCGATGCGGAAGGCGATCAGCTTGACGCAGCACTCGACAAGGTCGGGGCAATGCCTCTGCCGCCCTATATCGCCGCGCAGCGGGCGCCTGATGCGGCGGATCGCGCTGACTATCAGACCGTCTGGGCCAAGAACTCCGGCGCTGTCGCGGCACCGACCGCGAGCCTGCATTTTGACGAGGAGCTGCTGGCGGCGCTGCGCAAGGCGGGTGTCCGCTTTGCCCATGTCACCCTGCATGTCGGTGCGGGCACGTTTCTGCCGGTCAAGGTCGAGGACGTGACCACGCACCGGATGCATGCCGAATGGGGGGAAGTCTCTGCCGAGGCCGCCGCTGCCATTAACGACGCCAGAGAATCGGGCGGCCGGGTCATCCCCGTCGGCACGACCGCGCTGCGCCTGATCGAATCGGCGGCGGATGAAGCCGGGATCGTGCATCCCTTCGCCAAGGCCACGGATATTTTCATCTATCCCGGCTACCGCTTCCGCGTCACCGACGCGCTGATGACCAATTTCCACCTGCCGAAATCGACGCTGCTGATGCTGGTTTCCGCGCTGATGGGTCAGGCGCGTATACGCAAGATTTACGATCACGCCGTAGACAGCGGCTATCGCTTCTTTTCCTATGGCGACGCTTCCCTGCTGA